A stretch of the Aphis gossypii isolate Hap1 chromosome 2, ASM2018417v2, whole genome shotgun sequence genome encodes the following:
- the LOC114132548 gene encoding prothoracicostatic peptides, with amino-acid sequence MQNVLRRIAATLVILCPVIVFSIPESAIQASSIKSSQSEQDNSDYTRSFDEDQEEKRAWRDLQTAGWGKRGWQNLKTTWGKRTQDWQNLHSSWGKRQGWQKLHGGWGKRGWKDMQSGGWGKRFKDQPSSDQLSQFDEYLDKYEDENPNEAEKRSWDNFQGSWGKRAADWTSFRGSWGKRNPVDYMNEYSGYGDNDNYKAYIFPPGYNSYLPNFQAEYEK; translated from the exons ATGCAGAATGTTTTAAGGAGGATAGCGGCCACATTGGTTATTTTATGTCCAGTAATTGTCTTTTCAATACCGGAGTCTGCTATTCAAGCATCATCAATCAAATCAAGTCAATCTGAACAA GATAACTCGGACTACACGAGATCTTTTGACGAAGATCAAGAGGAAAAACGGGCATGGCGAGATTTGCAGACGGCTGGTTGGGGCAAACGTGGTTGgcaaaacttaaaaaccaCGTGGGGCAAACGGACACAGGACTGGCAGAACTTGCACTCGTCGTGGGGCAAGAGGCAGGGCTGGCAAAAGTTACACGGCGGATGGGGAAAACGCGGATGGAAAGATATGCAGTCCGGGGGCTGGGGAAAGAGGTTTAAGGATCAG ccaaGCAGTGATCAATTGTCTCAATTTGATGAGTATTTAGACAAATACGAAGACGAAAATCCTAATGAAGCAGAAAAACGATCATGGGACAATTTCCAAGGATCTTGGGGCAAGAGAGCAGCTGATTGGACAAGCTTTAGAG GTTCATGGGGGAAAAGAAATCCCGTAGACTACATGAACGAGTATTCAGGATATGGAGACAACGATAATTACAAAGCTTATATTTTTCCGCCag gTTACAATAGTTATTTACCCAACTTCCAAGCGGAATATGAAAAATGA